The Deltaproteobacteria bacterium genome includes a window with the following:
- a CDS encoding FKBP-type peptidyl-prolyl cis-trans isomerase — protein MMKRFATTMCAMVALSGAAFAADAPALQGEKEKLGYSIGMDIGGNLKRQAIEVDADALAKGFKDTYTGGKTLLTEEEGKQTILDFQKKMMAKQAEAMKQKADTNKADGEKFLAENGKKEGVKTLASGLQYKEITAGTGKSPKATDTVTTHYKGTLIDGTEFDSSYKRGEPATFPVSGVIPGWTEALQLMKEGSKWQLFIPSSLAYGERGAGRDIGPNATLVFEVELISVK, from the coding sequence ATGATGAAACGGTTTGCGACGACGATGTGCGCCATGGTCGCGCTTTCGGGGGCGGCGTTCGCTGCGGACGCGCCGGCGCTCCAGGGAGAGAAGGAGAAGCTCGGCTACAGCATCGGAATGGACATCGGCGGAAACCTCAAGCGGCAGGCGATCGAGGTGGACGCCGACGCGCTGGCGAAGGGGTTCAAGGATACCTACACCGGCGGCAAGACGCTGCTCACGGAGGAAGAGGGGAAGCAGACGATCCTCGATTTCCAGAAAAAAATGATGGCGAAACAGGCGGAGGCCATGAAGCAGAAGGCGGACACGAACAAGGCGGACGGCGAGAAGTTCCTCGCGGAGAACGGGAAAAAGGAGGGAGTAAAGACCCTCGCGAGCGGGCTGCAGTACAAGGAGATCACCGCGGGCACCGGAAAGTCGCCCAAGGCGACGGACACCGTGACCACGCACTACAAGGGGACGCTGATCGACGGGACCGAGTTCGACAGCTCCTACAAGCGCGGCGAGCCGGCGACGTTCCCGGTGTCGGGCGTCATCCCCGGCTGGACCGAGGCGCTCCAGTTGATGAAGGAAGGATCCAAGTGGCAGCTCTTCATCCCGTCTTCCCTTGCGTACGGGGAGCGGGGGGCGGGCCGCGACATCGGACCGAACGCGACGCTCGTCTTCGAGGTCGAACTGATCTCCGTGAAGTGA
- a CDS encoding DUF167 domain-containing protein, with protein MSRPAEPVATLPVRVVPRASREGVAGFEGGVLRIRLSAPPVEGKANEALVRFLAKALGVPRGRVTLAVGARGRSKVVRVDGMTTEEALARLAPAPQTP; from the coding sequence GTGAGCCGGCCCGCTGAGCCGGTCGCCACTCTCCCGGTCCGCGTCGTTCCCCGCGCGTCGAGGGAAGGGGTGGCCGGATTCGAGGGGGGCGTATTGCGGATCCGCCTGTCCGCCCCCCCGGTGGAGGGGAAGGCGAACGAGGCGCTGGTGCGGTTCCTCGCGAAGGCGCTCGGCGTGCCCCGGGGGCGCGTCACCCTGGCCGTCGGCGCGCGGGGTCGAAGCAAGGTCGTCCGCGTCGATGGGATGACGACCGAAGAGGCCCTCGCCCGGCTCGCTCCCGCCCCGCAAACTCCGTAA
- the proC gene encoding pyrroline-5-carboxylate reductase — translation MTSLGFIGAGNMGEAMIRGAISAKLYPADRVVVYDAAPGRGEALRHRFGVTVAATVEALLSSCDIVVVAVKPQVLPAVLAGIPRGAVRGKIIVSIVAGAKVAVFERGLGEGAKIVRTMPNTPAQVGMGSTGVYFPPGVDAGTRERVRALFSSFGEVAEMPREELLDVVTALSGSGPAYAFLFLEALADGAVRAGMGRHEAYLLAAATLEGAARMVRETGKHPAELKDMVMSPGGTTAAGVAALERGAFRATVMDAVLSAWQRCRELST, via the coding sequence ATGACGAGCCTGGGATTCATCGGTGCGGGGAACATGGGGGAGGCGATGATCCGGGGGGCGATCTCCGCGAAGCTGTACCCGGCGGACCGCGTGGTCGTCTACGACGCGGCCCCCGGGCGCGGCGAGGCGCTCCGGCACCGGTTCGGCGTCACCGTCGCGGCCACGGTCGAGGCGCTGCTGTCATCGTGCGACATCGTCGTGGTCGCCGTGAAGCCGCAGGTTCTTCCGGCCGTCCTCGCCGGAATCCCCCGGGGGGCGGTCCGCGGGAAGATCATCGTCTCCATCGTGGCCGGCGCGAAGGTCGCCGTCTTCGAGCGGGGCCTGGGCGAAGGCGCGAAGATCGTCCGGACGATGCCCAACACCCCGGCGCAGGTCGGCATGGGGAGCACCGGGGTGTACTTCCCCCCGGGCGTGGACGCGGGGACCCGGGAGCGCGTGCGCGCCCTGTTCTCCTCGTTCGGAGAGGTGGCGGAGATGCCCCGGGAGGAGCTGCTCGACGTGGTGACGGCGCTGTCCGGCTCCGGCCCCGCGTACGCGTTCCTGTTCCTCGAGGCGCTGGCCGACGGCGCGGTGCGCGCGGGGATGGGGCGCCACGAGGCGTATCTGCTGGCGGCGGCGACGCTCGAGGGAGCCGCCCGGATGGTCCGGGAGACCGGGAAGCACCCGGCGGAGCTGAAGGACATGGTGATGTCCCCCGGCGGAACCACCGCCGCGGGAGTCGCCGCGCTGGAACGGGGGGCGTTCCGCGCGACGGTGATGGACGCGGTGCTGTCCGCGTGGCAGCGGTGCCGCGAGCTTTCGACCTGA
- a CDS encoding OFA family MFS transporter translates to MNRWLRVAGGVALNICLGAGYAYSVFIPPLQREFGWSRSELSFAFTLLVAFITAGVLIGGRWQDRRGPAAVSFTGAVLFSVGIFLCRYTDSLAWLYASCGGLAGFASGLGYVCPLSVGIRWFPDRRGLVTGMMVMGYGAGGAIIAPLAGYLIQRFGWRDTFGILGAGFLVLGTAGSALLRNPPAGWRPPGWNPPAESGGHARGGDFRPAEMARTAAFFRMWIGYAFGTAAGLMVIGHLAAFAQGAGFSPRDAAVSVGVLAIGNGCGRIGSGWMSDHAGRVRTLVLGMAATVLLLLLAPGVATVAALFAVVFLIGYCYGTQMAVFPSTTADFFGIRNLGNNYGLLLTAWGVAGVIGPMAGGWIFDATKSYAVAFRIAALLAATAAVVMATVRAPSRP, encoded by the coding sequence GTGAACCGGTGGCTTCGCGTCGCCGGGGGCGTGGCGCTGAACATCTGCCTGGGCGCCGGCTACGCGTACAGCGTGTTCATCCCCCCCCTCCAGCGGGAGTTCGGGTGGAGCCGGTCCGAGCTCTCGTTCGCCTTCACCCTGCTGGTGGCCTTCATCACCGCGGGGGTGCTGATCGGGGGGCGGTGGCAGGATCGCCGGGGTCCCGCGGCGGTTTCATTTACCGGGGCCGTCCTCTTCTCGGTCGGGATCTTCCTCTGCCGGTACACCGATTCCCTTGCGTGGCTATACGCTTCGTGCGGCGGGCTGGCCGGTTTCGCCAGCGGACTCGGGTACGTGTGCCCGCTGTCGGTAGGTATCCGATGGTTCCCGGACCGCAGGGGGCTGGTCACCGGGATGATGGTGATGGGGTACGGGGCGGGCGGCGCGATCATCGCGCCGCTGGCCGGCTACCTCATCCAGCGTTTCGGCTGGCGCGACACGTTCGGAATCCTCGGCGCGGGGTTCCTCGTCCTCGGGACGGCGGGGTCGGCGCTCCTGCGGAATCCCCCGGCCGGGTGGCGGCCTCCCGGCTGGAATCCGCCGGCGGAAAGCGGCGGGCACGCCCGCGGCGGCGATTTCCGCCCCGCGGAGATGGCGCGTACCGCGGCGTTCTTCCGGATGTGGATCGGGTACGCTTTCGGGACCGCGGCCGGGTTGATGGTGATCGGGCACCTGGCGGCGTTCGCGCAGGGAGCAGGATTTTCCCCGAGGGACGCCGCCGTCTCCGTCGGGGTGCTCGCGATCGGAAACGGGTGCGGGCGGATCGGTTCCGGGTGGATGTCGGACCACGCCGGGAGGGTCCGGACGCTGGTCCTCGGGATGGCCGCAACGGTCCTCCTCCTACTTCTCGCCCCCGGGGTCGCGACCGTCGCCGCGCTGTTCGCCGTCGTGTTCCTCATCGGGTACTGCTACGGAACGCAGATGGCGGTCTTCCCTTCCACGACCGCCGACTTCTTCGGGATCCGGAACCTGGGGAACAACTACGGTCTGCTCCTGACGGCTTGGGGAGTCGCCGGGGTGATCGGTCCGATGGCGGGGGGGTGGATCTTCGACGCCACGAAGAGCTACGCCGTCGCCTTCCGGATCGCCGCGCTGCTCGCCGCGACGGCGGCGGTGGTGATGGCTACGGTTCGAGCGCCTTCACGTCCGTGA
- a CDS encoding YggT family protein, whose product MFVAKNLLEAVATIVDYALWAYMWAFILRAVLSWVSPDPYNPIVRALYSVTEPVLSILRRRLPLFAGSIDFAPMVAVLIIVFLQRFIVRTLFDLALRMP is encoded by the coding sequence ATGTTCGTGGCGAAGAACCTGCTGGAGGCGGTGGCGACGATCGTCGATTACGCCCTGTGGGCGTACATGTGGGCGTTCATCCTTCGCGCGGTCCTTTCGTGGGTGAGCCCCGATCCGTACAACCCGATCGTCCGCGCGCTCTACTCCGTGACCGAGCCGGTCCTTTCGATCCTCCGCAGGAGGCTGCCGCTGTTCGCTGGCTCCATCGACTTCGCACCGATGGTCGCCGTCCTCATCATCGTGTTCCTGCAGCGGTTCATCGTCCGGACCCTCTTCGACCTCGCCCTCCGGATGCCGTGA
- a CDS encoding branched-chain amino acid aminotransferase: MKIAVTKAPPEARREKPANGEKLGFGNRFSDHMFLMDYARGEWRAPRIVPYGPLSLPPSSMVLHYGQEIFEGLKAYYAGDGSICLFRPEKNAERMNRSAARMCMPAIPPADHVQAIRELVSLDREWIPREQGASLYIRPTMIGTEAGLGVRPSAEYVFFIITGPVGAYYARGFDPVRILVEEQYVRAARGGVGEAKTGGNYAASLLAAKNAKEKGFDQVLWLDAAGHRYVEEVGTMNIFFVLRGELVTPPLSGSILPGVTRDTVLTLAREWKIPVAERPVGIEEVLDGAGDGTLSEAFGSGTAAVISPVGAFSFRGKEVAVNGGKAGDLAVRLFREITGIQYGEKKDRHGWIHRVE, encoded by the coding sequence ATGAAGATCGCCGTGACCAAGGCGCCCCCGGAGGCGCGACGCGAAAAACCCGCGAACGGGGAAAAGCTCGGGTTCGGGAACCGGTTCTCGGACCACATGTTCCTCATGGACTACGCCCGGGGGGAGTGGCGCGCGCCGCGCATCGTCCCCTACGGTCCGCTGTCTCTCCCCCCGTCCTCCATGGTGCTGCACTACGGCCAGGAGATCTTCGAGGGGTTGAAGGCGTACTACGCCGGGGACGGTTCGATCTGCCTCTTCCGGCCGGAGAAGAACGCGGAGCGGATGAACCGCTCCGCCGCCCGCATGTGCATGCCCGCGATCCCGCCCGCGGACCATGTCCAGGCCATCCGCGAACTGGTGAGCCTGGACCGCGAGTGGATCCCGCGCGAGCAGGGCGCATCGCTGTACATCCGCCCCACGATGATCGGCACGGAGGCGGGGCTCGGGGTGCGGCCGTCGGCCGAATACGTCTTCTTCATCATCACCGGCCCGGTAGGCGCGTACTACGCCCGCGGCTTCGACCCGGTGCGAATCCTCGTCGAGGAGCAGTACGTCCGCGCCGCCCGGGGGGGGGTGGGAGAGGCCAAGACCGGCGGAAACTACGCGGCCAGTCTGCTCGCCGCGAAGAACGCCAAGGAGAAAGGGTTCGACCAGGTCCTGTGGCTCGACGCGGCCGGCCATCGGTACGTGGAGGAAGTGGGCACGATGAACATCTTCTTCGTCCTCCGCGGGGAGCTGGTGACGCCTCCCCTCTCCGGATCGATCCTGCCCGGGGTGACGCGGGACACGGTGCTGACGCTGGCGCGGGAGTGGAAGATCCCGGTGGCGGAGCGCCCCGTCGGCATCGAAGAGGTCCTCGATGGAGCCGGGGACGGGACGTTGTCCGAGGCGTTCGGTTCGGGGACGGCGGCGGTCATCTCCCCGGTGGGCGCCTTCTCCTTCCGGGGGAAGGAGGTGGCGGTGAACGGAGGGAAGGCGGGGGATCTCGCCGTCCGCCTCTTCCGCGAGATCACCGGGATACAGTACGGAGAGAAGAAAGACCGTCACGGGTGGATCCACCGGGTGGAATGA